The nucleotide sequence ACGTTATGCTTAACGGTTCCTTTCGGAATCAGTCGCTGGAGTCTCTTTTTTGTCACGCCGGAAGAGAATGCATCGTGTGAGGCCAATAGACGGAACCCATCCGGGCCGTCGTCCATTTCTCGTTAACTGGGGCGCCGATAGGGTCCGCCCAACTCAACATGGGGAGATATAGAGATGGGTTATCGTTCCGCACTGCTGGCTTTCTCGGCTGCCGTTCTGGCTTCCACTGCTTCGGTCGCTGCCGACTTGCCGGCCCGCACCTACACCAAGGCGCCGGTTTACGCTCCAGCGCCGATTTTCAACTGGACCGGCATCTACGTCGGTGCGCACATCGGCGCCGCGTTCGGCGGTGACAACGGGTACGCAACCACGCTCCCCGGTTTGACCGGCAGCAACCGCGAAGCAGCGTTCCTCGGCGGCGGCCAGCTCGGCGCTGACTACCAGTTCGCTCCGAACTGGCTGGTTGGTATCGAAGGCCAGATCTCCGGCCTCTCGGGCAGCGACCGCACCTTCAGCAACGGCATCGACTCGTTCCGTGATCGTTCGGATTGGCTCGCTTCGATCACCGGCCGCCTCGGCTACACCTGGGGTCCGGGCCTGATCTACGCTAAGGGCGGTGTCGCGTTCCGTGACGACAACGGCCTTGCTGCAACCGCTGGCTTCCTGCCAGCCGTCGCTAGCCGCGAATCGACCGGCTACACTGTCGGTGGCGGTCTGGAATACATGTTCGCCCCAGCCTGGTCGGCGAAGGTTGAGTACCAGTACTACAACTTCGACACCACCAATGTTGCCTTCACGACTGTCGGCCCCGTCGCGCAGGCGCTCAGCTACAAGGACGACCTCCACACTGTGAAGGTTGGCGTGAACTATCGCTTCAACTGGGGTGGCCCGGTCGTCGCGAAGTACTAATAAGTTTTCTCCAGACAAACTTAAGGCCCCGGATAACCGGGGCCTTTTTTGTTGTGCTTTCGCAATATCGGAGTTGTCGACGCGATCCGCCTTCGGCGGGTTGCGCAACCATCAAGCCTTGTTCGGATTGATAAGAAACTTCTCGCCCGTTGCGCGCTTGCCGTAGGCGGCGATGTTCGAGAGCTGCAGCGCTTCCTGCAGCGACACGACCTGCGTGTAATGGCTGGCGAAGGTGGTCTTGAGTTCGGCGGCAACGCGTTCGCGCAACTTCTGCGCCTCCGCAGGGCCTATCTTTTGCAAGAACGGGAACAGCAGCCAGCCGCCGACGCCCCAGGCCATCCCGAAGCTCCGGTTGATTTCTGTCGGACGGGTATCGAGGCCGCCGTAAATGTAGACCTGCTTGTGAACGGTCGAGCCATATCGGCTGTAGGCCTTGGCGGTCTTGTTGGCGGCCGCCTCCATGCAAGCCAGGATCTGGCCTGCCAGCTTGCCGCCGCCGATGGCGTCGAATGCCAGCGTTGCGCCGGTCGCCACCAAAGCTTGCGTCAGGTCGTCCATGAAGGTTGCACTGCTGGAGTTGCAGACGTAGGTCGCGCCGATCTTGCGGAGGATCGCGTCCTGCTCGGCATTGCGCACAATGTTGACGAGGCTGACGCCGTCCTTGAGGCAAATCTTGTTGAGCATCTGGCCGAGATTTGATGCCGCAGCGGTATGCACGAGCGCCTTGTGTCCCTCTCGCCGCATGGTTTCGGTCATGCCCAGGGATGTCAGCGGATTGACGAAGCACGAAGCGCCTTCCGCCGCTGTCGTTCCATCTGGAAGGACGAGGCAGTCGGCGGCCTTGATGCAGCGGTACTGCGCATACATGGCGCCGCCGATCATAGCGACCATCTTGCCGATCATCGACTGGGCTCTGCTGGAGCTTCCTGCCGCGACGACAACACCGGCGCCTTCATTTCCGACCGGCATCGATTCATCGAGGCGCCCCGCCATCGCTCGCATCAACGGCTCCGGGACCGCTGCTGTCACAACGATGCTATCGCCGGTGCCGGATGATTTGGCAGTCGTCATATCGGCTGCACCCAGAAGGAGGCCGAGATCGGAGGGGTTGATCGGAGAGCCCTCGACGCGGACGATGACTTCGTCGGCGGCCGGCTCGGGAATTTTGACCTTGGCCAGCGACAGTTCGAGTTCGCCGCTCTTCTTGATCAAGGAGCGAAGCTGAAGTCCCTCGAAACCCATTGTGATCTCCCGTGACAATTTACATTCTTGCTTGTGAACGCGTGGCTGTAGCCGCACGTTGGCGGCAGAGGGCACACTTTGCGCCGGATTGAAGCCCGCAGGCAATGCGGCGGCTCAAATATAAGTAATTGACTTGCGGACGTTTCGTCGTCACGCGAGGGGCGGCGCGTTTCACGTCTTCGTGGCGCCGCTGAGAATCTCGCGATCGGCGCGGGAGCGTTGCGTGACGAAATTGATCACGGCGCGGACCGGCGGCAGGTCGATCAGGTCTGGATGCGCCAGCAACCAGATGTCGGAAATGCCGGCCAGCTTTTGCGGTGCGACGCGGATCAGGTCATCATGCGCATCGCCGACGATGCAGGACATGGCGCAAATGCCGATTCCGGCGCGGACGGCGGCCAGCATGTCAGCTTGCGATGAGCAGCGCATCACCACGGAGGCCTGCCGCGCGACATGATCGCTCCAGCGTCCGAGTTCGGCGTTCGAGGCCCGGTCCGCGAAGCCGACGATGTTGTGGTGCTTCCAGTCGTCGCGGTGCGCGGGCAGCGGACGGCGAGCGGCATAGTCGCGCGAAGCGTAGAAGCCGACGCCGAGGCGCGCGATCTTGCGGCCAACGAGATTTTCGTCGCCGCTTTGATAGATGCGCAACACGATATCCGCCTCGCGCTTGCGCACGCTCACCGGGAACGGATGGGTGACGAATTCGATCTGGACGTCGGGGTGGGTCTCGATGAATGACGCCATATGCGGCATCAGCCAATAGGCGGCGAGCGTCGGACCGATTGAAAATTTGACCAGTCCTCGCGCTTTCGTGCCCGTGGCGGACACTGCGGCTTCGGCCCGCAGTGCGGCGGCCTCCATCATATCGGTGTGTTCGCGGAAGCGGCGGCCCTGCGCCGTCAGCACCAGTCCGTCATTGGAGCGGACAAACAATTTGGTGCCAAGCTGGGTTTCCAGCGCGGCGATTTCGCGTCCGACAGTTGGATGGCTCGAGCGCAGCCGTCGCGCGGCGCCGAGATAGCTGCCGGATTCCGCAACGGCAATGAAAGTTCGGCAAAGGTCCCAATCCATTGCTGTTCAATCCTGATGCAATAAGTGTTCAATATTGGAGATATGGGGGGCGGGTCAAGATGTTATCGTCGCTCACATTCAACGCAGGAAAATCTGATGCCGCTTCCAGCTTCTCTCACCGGTACGCTTGAACTGCCCGTTCTCGGGTCGCCGCTCTTTATCGTGTCGGGCCCCGAACTCGTCATCGCGCAATGCAAGGCCGGCATCGTCGGTTCGTTTCCGGCGTTGAACGCGCGGCCGGTCGAGAAACTCGGCGAATGGCTGACGCAGATCGAGGACGAACTCGGCGAATACCAGGCGCTGAACCCGCACAAGAAGGTCGCGCCCTACGCGGTCAACCAGATCTGCCACGCCTCCAACGATCGCCTGATGAAAGACATGGAAACCTGCGTGAAGCACAAGGTTCCGATCATCATCACGTCGCTGCGTCCGCCGTCCGAGATTGTCGATGCAGCGCATTCCTATGGCGGCGTCGTGTTCCACGACGTGATCAATGTGAAGCATGCGCGCAAGGCGGCGGAGCAGGGTGTTGATGGCCTCATTCTGGTCTGCGCCGGCGCGGGCGGTCATGCCGGAACGCTGTCGCCCTTCGCGCTGGTGCGTGAAGTGAAGCAGTGGTTCAAGGGCACCATCCTGCTGTCGGGCGCAATCTCCGACGGCTGGGGCATTGCATCTGCGCTCGCGCTCGGTGCCGACATGGCCTACATGGGCACGCGCTTCATCGCCACTGTCGAGGCCAATGCCGACGAGGCCTACAAGAAGGCGCTGACCGACTACGCGGCCCATGACACGGTCTACACCAACCTGTTCACCGGCGTTCACGGCAACTATCTCGGCCCGTCGATTGCGGCCGCGGGCCTCGATCCCGACAATCTGCCGGTCGCCGACAAGACCAAGATGAACTTCGGCTCGGGCGGCAACATGAAGGTCAAGGCATGGCGCGACATCTGGGGCTCGGGGCAGGGCATCGGCCAGATCACCGATGTGCCGCCGGTGGCGGAACTGGTCGAGCGCCTGAAGGCGGAATTTGCTGAAGCCAGTGGCGATTTCGCAAGGCGCGCGAGCGCCTGAACGAGTGGCGGGCACGCGTATAAGCGCGGTCCGATAATATCAATCAACCCAGGGAGAGAAACATGAGAGCCGGACCATTGCGCGCGATTGCGTTGATGACGCTCACCGCTTGCGGACTGACGCAAGCGCTGGCGGATGCAAAGGGTGAAATCCGCATCGGACAGACCTTGCCTTACAGCGGGCCGCTGTCGGGCTTCGGCACTATCGGTCGTGTGCAGGAAGCGTATTTCGAGAAGGTCAATGCCGAGGGCGGCATTAACGGGCGCAAGGTGAAGTTCATCAGTATGGATGACGCCTATTCACCCCCGAAGACCGTCGAGCACACGCGCAAACTCGTCGAGCAGGACGAGGTGCAGGTGATGTTCGGCTCGCTCGGCACCGCGACCAATAACGCTGTGCATCGCTATCTCAACGGCAAGAAGATTCCTCAGCTCTTCGTCCTCAGCGGTGCGACCAAGTGGGCCGATCCGAAGGGCTTCCCGTACACGATGCCAGGCATGGCGGCCTACGAGTCCGAGGGCGTCATTTACGCCAAGTACATCCTGCAAACCAAGCCGAACGCGAAGATCGCAATCCTGGCGCAGAACGATGATTTCGGCCGCGACTACGTCAACGGCTTCAAGCGCGCGCTCGGCGCCAAGGCTGCCACGATGATCGTCTCAGAGGTCAGCTATGAAACCAGCGCGCCGACCATCAGCTCGCAGCTCGCGAGCTTGAAGGCTTCCGGGGCTGACGTGCTGTTCGGCGTGGTGCTTGGGAAATTCACGTCGCAGCTGATCAAGGGCATTGCTGAACTGGGCTGGAAGCCCGAACTGACCTTCCTGCCAACCTCGGCGGCGTCGATCTCGTTTCTCGCGCCGGCCGGTCTCGAGAATGCCGTCGGCATGATCTCGTCCAGCAACCAGAAGGACGTCCAGGACGTTCAGTGGGCGAACGATCCGGGCGTGAAGGACTACTTCGCGTTCATGAAGCAGTACATGCCGAATGCAGATCTCAACAATTCCAACTATGCCGCCGGATATAACTACGCCCAACTGATGGTCGCCGTTCTCAAGGCGTGCAAGGACGATTTCAGTGCCGAGAACATCAAGCGTCAGGCCGCGTCGCTGAAGGACCTTCAGTTGCCGTTGCTGTTGCCTGGCATCACGATCACTACCGGTCCGGACGATTACCTGCCGTTCCAGCAGTTGCTGCTGCGTCGCTTCGACGGCAAGAGCTGGGTCGGGTTCGGCAAGGTTCTCGACGATCAGTAAAGCCATAGCGGGCGCGTCGCGGATGCGGTGCGCCCGTTCTCGTCCTTTTCCAACCGGAACGACACCATGATCATCAGCGGCGATCGCCAGATCAGCACTCCCGAGATTCAAGAGCGCATCGCACGCGCCGCGAATGGCTTCAAGGCGCTCGGCGTTCGCGATGGCGCGCCCGTTGGAATGATGCTGCGCAACGATTTCGCATTCTTCGAAGCTTCATCGGCCGCCGCGATGCTTGGTTCGCCGGTGGTGCCGATCAACTGGCACCTGAAGGCCGAGGAGGTTGCCTATATTCTGGCCGACAGCGGCGCTCAAGCGCTGGTCTGCCACGCCGACCTGCTACCCCAGATCAAGGACGGCTTGCCGAAGCGGCTGCCGCTGCTGGTGGTGGCGACGCCGCCTGAAATCGCGGACATGTTCAGTGTTTCGCCTGAGTTGGCGCGTGTGCCCGATGGCTTGGTGGATTGGGATACGTGGCGCGACAGCCATGCACCGTCCAAGGACGCGCCGGGCCGGGCATCGCCGATGTTCTATACCTCCGGCACTACGGGCCGGCCAAAGGGTGTCCGGCATCTGCCGATGCAACCCGAGCAAATAGCTATCGCCGAACGGGTGAGTGCCATTACCTATGGCGTGAAGCCGAATGAGGATCAGATCATTCTGATGAACGGGCCGATGTATCATTCGGCGCCGAATTCCTATGGCATGCTGGCGTTCCGCCATGACTGCACCATCGTGCTGGAGCCGCGCTTCGATCCCGAGGATCTGCTTCAGTTGATCGAGCGGCACAAGGTCACGCACATGCATATGGTGCCGACGATGTTTGTGCGCCTGCTGCGGCTGCCTGACGAGGTGAAGACGCGCTACGATCTGTCGTCATTGCGCTTCGTGGTGCACGGCGCCGCACCGTGTCCGGCGCCGGTGAAACGGGCGATGATCGAATGGTGGGGGCCGGTGGTTCACGAGTATTTCGGCTCGACCGAAACCGGAATTCCAATCTGGCATTCGGCGCAGGAGGCGCTGGCGAAACCCGGCACCGTCGGGCGCGCCATCGAAGGCGGCATCGTCAAGATTTTCGGCCCGAACGGCGAGCCCTGCGGCGTGAACGAGATCGGCGAGATCTTCATGCGGCAAACCGCGATCCCGGATTTTGATTATCATCGCAAGGCGGGCGCGCGCGAGGAAGCCGGCCGGGAAGGCCTGATCAGCGTCGGCGACGTCGGTTACCTCGACGAGGACGGCTACCTGTTCCTGTGCGACCGCAAACGCGACATGGTGATTTCGGGCGGCGTCAACATCTACCCGGCAGAAATCGAGAATACCTTGATCGGCATGGACGGCGTGCGCGACTGCGCGGTGTTCGGCATCCCGGACGAGGAGTTCGGTGAACGGCTGTGCGCCTGCATCGAACTGGATACCAGCGCCGCGCTAACGCCGAGGGATGTGCAGGACTATCTGCGCAAGCGGCTGGCGAACTTCAAAGTGCCGAAAGAGATCAACTTCCTCGACGCGCTACCGCGCGAGGCCAGCGGCAAGATCTTCAAGCGAAAACTGCGCGATCCGTATTGGGAAAATCGCCCGTCCGCATAACGGGCGGTTGCTCGTCCAAGCGTTAACGCAACCTCGCAGACCTGTTGAAAGCTGCTGAATTCTGCCGTTGCCGGTGTTCCTGCGCTGAAATCGTGTCATGTTGTCCCGACCTGAACGGAAACAGCACGGCGGAACGAACCGCTGGCGGGGGGGCGAGCAGCATGATGTTCTTTGCATGATGTCCTTGGCGCAAGGCTTGCTCGGAGCGGCGTCGGGCTCGCTTGTCGGCTTTTCGCTGGGTCTCGTCGGCGGCGGCGGTTC is from Afipia massiliensis and encodes:
- a CDS encoding zinc-binding dehydrogenase — protein: MGFEGLQLRSLIKKSGELELSLAKVKIPEPAADEVIVRVEGSPINPSDLGLLLGAADMTTAKSSGTGDSIVVTAAVPEPLMRAMAGRLDESMPVGNEGAGVVVAAGSSSRAQSMIGKMVAMIGGAMYAQYRCIKAADCLVLPDGTTAAEGASCFVNPLTSLGMTETMRREGHKALVHTAAASNLGQMLNKICLKDGVSLVNIVRNAEQDAILRKIGATYVCNSSSATFMDDLTQALVATGATLAFDAIGGGKLAGQILACMEAAANKTAKAYSRYGSTVHKQVYIYGGLDTRPTEINRSFGMAWGVGGWLLFPFLQKIGPAEAQKLRERVAAELKTTFASHYTQVVSLQEALQLSNIAAYGKRATGEKFLINPNKA
- a CDS encoding outer membrane protein, yielding MGYRSALLAFSAAVLASTASVAADLPARTYTKAPVYAPAPIFNWTGIYVGAHIGAAFGGDNGYATTLPGLTGSNREAAFLGGGQLGADYQFAPNWLVGIEGQISGLSGSDRTFSNGIDSFRDRSDWLASITGRLGYTWGPGLIYAKGGVAFRDDNGLAATAGFLPAVASRESTGYTVGGGLEYMFAPAWSAKVEYQYYNFDTTNVAFTTVGPVAQALSYKDDLHTVKVGVNYRFNWGGPVVAKY
- a CDS encoding LysR family transcriptional regulator; translated protein: MDWDLCRTFIAVAESGSYLGAARRLRSSHPTVGREIAALETQLGTKLFVRSNDGLVLTAQGRRFREHTDMMEAAALRAEAAVSATGTKARGLVKFSIGPTLAAYWLMPHMASFIETHPDVQIEFVTHPFPVSVRKREADIVLRIYQSGDENLVGRKIARLGVGFYASRDYAARRPLPAHRDDWKHHNIVGFADRASNAELGRWSDHVARQASVVMRCSSQADMLAAVRAGIGICAMSCIVGDAHDDLIRVAPQKLAGISDIWLLAHPDLIDLPPVRAVINFVTQRSRADREILSGATKT
- a CDS encoding ABC transporter substrate-binding protein; the protein is MRAGPLRAIALMTLTACGLTQALADAKGEIRIGQTLPYSGPLSGFGTIGRVQEAYFEKVNAEGGINGRKVKFISMDDAYSPPKTVEHTRKLVEQDEVQVMFGSLGTATNNAVHRYLNGKKIPQLFVLSGATKWADPKGFPYTMPGMAAYESEGVIYAKYILQTKPNAKIAILAQNDDFGRDYVNGFKRALGAKAATMIVSEVSYETSAPTISSQLASLKASGADVLFGVVLGKFTSQLIKGIAELGWKPELTFLPTSAASISFLAPAGLENAVGMISSSNQKDVQDVQWANDPGVKDYFAFMKQYMPNADLNNSNYAAGYNYAQLMVAVLKACKDDFSAENIKRQAASLKDLQLPLLLPGITITTGPDDYLPFQQLLLRRFDGKSWVGFGKVLDDQ
- a CDS encoding acyl-CoA synthetase yields the protein MIISGDRQISTPEIQERIARAANGFKALGVRDGAPVGMMLRNDFAFFEASSAAAMLGSPVVPINWHLKAEEVAYILADSGAQALVCHADLLPQIKDGLPKRLPLLVVATPPEIADMFSVSPELARVPDGLVDWDTWRDSHAPSKDAPGRASPMFYTSGTTGRPKGVRHLPMQPEQIAIAERVSAITYGVKPNEDQIILMNGPMYHSAPNSYGMLAFRHDCTIVLEPRFDPEDLLQLIERHKVTHMHMVPTMFVRLLRLPDEVKTRYDLSSLRFVVHGAAPCPAPVKRAMIEWWGPVVHEYFGSTETGIPIWHSAQEALAKPGTVGRAIEGGIVKIFGPNGEPCGVNEIGEIFMRQTAIPDFDYHRKAGAREEAGREGLISVGDVGYLDEDGYLFLCDRKRDMVISGGVNIYPAEIENTLIGMDGVRDCAVFGIPDEEFGERLCACIELDTSAALTPRDVQDYLRKRLANFKVPKEINFLDALPREASGKIFKRKLRDPYWENRPSA
- a CDS encoding NAD(P)H-dependent flavin oxidoreductase, coding for MPLPASLTGTLELPVLGSPLFIVSGPELVIAQCKAGIVGSFPALNARPVEKLGEWLTQIEDELGEYQALNPHKKVAPYAVNQICHASNDRLMKDMETCVKHKVPIIITSLRPPSEIVDAAHSYGGVVFHDVINVKHARKAAEQGVDGLILVCAGAGGHAGTLSPFALVREVKQWFKGTILLSGAISDGWGIASALALGADMAYMGTRFIATVEANADEAYKKALTDYAAHDTVYTNLFTGVHGNYLGPSIAAAGLDPDNLPVADKTKMNFGSGGNMKVKAWRDIWGSGQGIGQITDVPPVAELVERLKAEFAEASGDFARRASA